A DNA window from Iodobacter ciconiae contains the following coding sequences:
- a CDS encoding DUF3304 domain-containing protein — MSKIKQCLSLLGLILAGCSSYASESVSLALHGYNYTNRYIDSYEINGQGGGNMGLSTQTAGGSKSTCCGSWWPNSRLPIKVKVKWVADYCKFKEYSSTGELFLLKRNFWKEAEALITTPPPADARYLEAHIYEDGHVEAAITNTYSPPRLILPFDEKTQSRTGESYVMPMCTAAQLIAPNAYPRLTDRQLKENGVTP, encoded by the coding sequence ATGAGTAAAATCAAACAATGCCTAAGCCTGCTCGGGCTAATTCTTGCTGGCTGCAGTAGCTATGCTTCAGAAAGTGTTTCGCTGGCCTTGCACGGATATAACTATACCAATCGCTATATCGATAGTTATGAAATTAATGGCCAAGGAGGGGGAAATATGGGTTTAAGCACCCAGACAGCGGGAGGGAGTAAAAGCACTTGCTGTGGTAGTTGGTGGCCAAATAGCCGCTTGCCGATTAAGGTGAAAGTGAAGTGGGTGGCTGATTATTGTAAGTTTAAAGAGTATTCCTCTACGGGCGAGCTTTTTCTCTTAAAGCGGAATTTCTGGAAAGAGGCCGAAGCCTTGATTACCACACCACCGCCTGCCGATGCCCGTTATTTAGAAGCGCATATTTATGAAGATGGCCACGTAGAAGCGGCAATTACCAATACCTATTCGCCGCCACGGCTTATTTTACCTTTTGATGAAAAAACACAGAGTCGCACTGGGGAGTCCTATGTAATGCCAATGTGTACCGCTGCTCAATTAATCGCCCCCAATGCCTATCCAAGGTTGACTGATCGGCAATTAAAAGAGAATGGGGTTACACCATGA
- a CDS encoding DUF3304 domain-containing protein, which produces MSKIKQCLSLLGLILAGCSSYASERVSLTLHGYNYTNRYIDSYSINGQGGGNLFLSTSTSGGGGSVCCGSWWTNSRLPIKVKVKWVGDSCEYKSMTSTGEVFYSIRNFWKEAEALITTPPPADARYLEAHIYEDGHVEAAITNTYSPPRLILPFDKKTHSRTGEAYVAPMCTAAQLIDPNAYPELTDRQLKNAGVNP; this is translated from the coding sequence ATGAGTAAAATCAAACAATGCCTAAGCCTGCTCGGGCTAATTCTTGCTGGCTGCAGTAGCTATGCCTCAGAAAGGGTTTCGCTGACCTTGCACGGATATAACTATACCAATCGCTATATCGATAGTTATTCAATTAATGGCCAGGGAGGGGGGAATCTTTTTCTTAGTACCTCTACCTCAGGCGGAGGGGGAAGTGTTTGTTGTGGGAGCTGGTGGACGAATAGCCGCTTACCAATTAAGGTAAAAGTGAAGTGGGTGGGGGATTCTTGTGAATACAAATCAATGACGTCGACAGGAGAAGTGTTTTATTCAATACGCAACTTCTGGAAAGAGGCCGAAGCCTTGATCACCACACCACCGCCTGCCGATGCCCGTTATTTAGAAGCGCATATTTATGAAGATGGCCATGTAGAAGCGGCGATTACCAATACCTATTCACCGCCACGGCTTATTTTACCTTTTGATAAAAAAACACATAGTCGAACAGGGGAAGCATATGTGGCGCCAATGTGTACCGCTGCCCAGTTAATCGACCCAAATGCCTATCCAGAGCTGACTGATCGGCAATTGAAAAATGCAGGGGTAAACCCATGA